Within the Candidatus Binataceae bacterium genome, the region TGTGCTGTTTCTTGACGGTGATACGGTGCTCGCGCCCGACTTTGTCGAGGCGGCATTGCCGCAGTTCGCTGATCCTGAGGTAGCCGTAGTCTTCGGCAATCGGCGCGAGATGGCGGCGCATCAATCGATTTACAATCGCGTGCTCGATCTTGATTGGATCGTGCCCCCGGGGCTCGTTGAGTACTGTGGCGGCGACGCGCTTATGCGCCGCGAAGTACTGAGCGGACTGAACGGTTACGACGAGGGTTTGATCGCCGGCGAGGAGCCGGAGCTATGCTGGCGGATTCGCGCGCGCGGCTACCGCATCGTGCATCTGGATCGCCCGATGGTAGGCCACGACTTGGCGATCACGAGGTTCGGTCAGTATTGGCGGCGGGCGGTGCGCACCGGCTATGCCTATGCCGAAGTCTCGGCGCGTTTTCGCGGTACGGCTTCGCCACTGTGGGAGCGGCCCGCGCGGCGTAACCTGATTCACGCGCCGGCAATGATGGGGCTGACGATCGGCATGGTGCTGCTGGCGCTCGTGACGGGCTCCATCGCGCCGATTTTAGCGGGCGCCGTGATCATCATGTTGCTGGTGTTGCGGACTGCCGCGCACGTGCGCGGGCGCGTGCCGGAGCTCGCGACTCGCCTGCTCTACGGGATTCATTCGCATTTGGGGCAAGTGCCGATCTTCGTCGGTCAACTCAAATATCGGCTGGATCGATGGCTGGGGCGGGGCTCCGAGTTGATCGAGTACAAGACGGCGGCGGAAGGACGGCGGTAATGTCCCTACTCGCAGTCCTGCCGGCCCTGGTTGCGCTGATCGTCTGTCTCAGGCGCGGTCCGAGCTATGCGCTGATCGCCGTATACCTACCGGTCCTGCTGTTGCTGCCGGATGAGCTACGCTGGCCCTTCAGCGGCCATTTGACGTTGTCGGAAAGCGCGATCCTGCCAATCGCGGTGTTTTTCATTATAAAGCGGGGCCGGGAGTGGCGTTGGAGCCTTGCGGATTTCCTGGTTGTGGCGCTGATCGTGCTGACGACTATCTCCGAAGGCATCAATCGAGATGCCGCGCACGCGCGCAACCTCGCGCTCAATCTTTTCTGTACCACGGCGCTGCCGTATATGCTGGCTAAAGGCCTGTTCGAGCGCGAGCTCTTGGGCGCCGCGTTCGCGAAGCGCTTTGCGATCTGCGCGACGGTGGTGGCGATCGTCTCCGTTTATGAATTCAGAATGGGAGTCGATCTCTTCGAGCGGGTAATCATCCCGCTCTTTCCGGGGCGATCGATAACCGCGCAACTGTTTCGATACGCCTACGCGCGTATTCAAGGGCCGTGGACCCAACCGATCCTCGCCGGAATACTCTTTGCGGGCGCTTACCGCTTGACGCGCTGGCTCGAATGGAGTGGGAATTGGCCGGGCCGGGTGCCATGTCTGCCGATCAGCAAGACGCGCTTTTGCGAGATTCTGATTGTGCTGGGCAGTATCATGACGGTCTCACGCGGACCCTGGGTGGGCGCGGCGGCCGGCGGTATCTGTGTAGTTCTCGTGCGGGCGCGCCGCCGGCTCGTGGCGTTGGCGGTGACGCTGGCCGTGGCAATCATGATTGGGGGCCCGGTCAATTCGGCCTTCAAGTCGTATGCATCGGTAGATCGCCTGACCGCCGCGACCGACACTCAGGCCACTGCCGCATATCGTTACGAGCTGCTGCAGAAGTACGTCGCGATCGTGGAAGAGCGTCCAACCTGGGGCTGGGGCTCATCTCTTTTTCCGCGAGTGGACAACCTTGACTCGATCGACAACCAGTACCTGCTGGTAGCACTCGACCAGGGAATTTACACCCTCGCCGTTTTCGTCGGTCTGCTGGTCTGGATGATCGTGCGTCTGTTGAGATTTGCCCTATTCCAGCAAAGAGGCGGGGGCGCCATGTTGCTTGGCGTCAGTCTGCTAGGCACGATTGTCATGATCGCAGTTTCGATTTCGACCGTCTGGCTGGGCGCGCAAACCCAGCCCTTGCTGTACTTGGTGATCGGCTGGAGTGAGGGGTTATTACTCGCGAATGCCCGCGCCGTTCACTCCACTACTATCGAGCGAGAACCTGTTGCTCGTCGAGTAGCAGCATTTCGCTTCGCGCGGGTGATGGTGTGATTTTTCCGCCCGTTGACCGCGTTCTTACGAAGCTGCGGAGTAGAATGAGTACGGCTGCCGACATCCATGATTCTGCGTTACGACACATAGTATTCGTGCAATACGGCGACTATGCCGAAGCAGTTCATCGATTTGCCGCGGGCGGAAAGGAGAACTATTACGCGCAGAAGTATTCGGTCGATCATGTAGCTTTTCTGGCGGCCCGTTACGGCACGGTGACGGTCATCACATTCAGTCGCGACCATCCTTTCGAGTTGTTACCGAACGGCGTCGGGGCCCGCGGCGTCCTGCTCTATCCATCGGGCGGAAAGGCCCGCCACCATGAGCTGCTGCGAGCGCTCGAAGAAATGAAGCCGACGGACGTCATATTGGTTGCTCCGATCCGCTCGGTGCTGCACTGGGCGGTGCGCCGTCGCGTACGGACTCTGCCACTGTTCGCCGACAGCTTCCTCGCCTCAGGGTGGAAGGCGCGATTAAAAGAGTGGCTCTTGGCGCGAGTGCTCAACGACCGGCACTTTTCATGGGTTGCCAACCACCACATCGCCGCGTCACAAGAATTGGCCCGCATCGGCGTCGACCCACATAAGATACTGCCGTTTGACTGGCCGCCGATCGTTTCTCCGCGCGACTACGCGCCCAAGGATGCGCCGGCCGGAGCGCCATTCAAGCTGCTTTATGTCGGTCAGCTCTCAGAGGCGAAAGGGATTGGCGATGCGCTGCGCGCCCTGCATTTGTTGCCCGGGTGCACACTTACGGTTATTGGCGGCGGCGCGGACGAGTTGAGCTTGCAGGCGATGTCCGAGAATAACGCCATAGCCGGACAGGTCACTTTTCACGGTGTGCTGCCCCACGACCAAGTCCTCGAGATGATGCGAGCACACGACGCGGTGCTGGTCCCGAGCCGGCATGAGTATCCGGAGGGGCTGCCATTTACGATCTACGAGGCGCTGTGCACGCGGACGCCAGTGGTCGCGTCGGATCATCCGATGTTCCTGCGTCGGCTCGTGCGCGACCAGAACGCCCTGGTCTTCAAGGCCGCTGCGCCGGCGTCGCTCGCGGCCGCAGTGCAAAGGCTAATGACGCATCCGGACCTCTATCGCGCTTTATCGAAAGCAACGGGAGAAGCCGCCGAGAATTACCTCTGTCCGCTCAGGCTTCACGATCTAATCAACATCTGGTTACAGGGTGACGCTGAAGGCGATGCTTATCTCTCCTCGTTCTCGCTGGCAGGCCATGCATACGTTTGAAAATTTCCTGGATTTAGCGGAGCGTCTTAATCAAGCCGTGATTTCGTGGTGACCAGTCCGAATGGCTAATCCAGGTTTACGCGTCCGCAGCTCGGGGCCGGCAGAAATCACGCCGCGCCGGATGGCCGCGGGCACGCTGAGTTCGCTCATCAACCGCTTGATCGGCTTGAGTCTCGCTTTTTTTGTGCTGCCGCTGGTGATCCATGCGGCCGGAACCGAGGAGTATGGATTGTGGGCGGTGATGGGTGCGACGGTAACCTACTTCGGCCTGCTGGACTGCGGAATCGGCGCGGGTTTCATTAAGTATCTCGCGGAATTTCTCGAGTACCGCGAAGCTCGGAAAATTCGACAAATCATGACGTTCGGCTTGCTGTTCTATCTGGGGCTGGGCGCACTGCTGCTGCCGCTCGCAGCGCTTTCAGGACCGCATATCGTGGGCTGGTTGAAGGTCGCTCCGCGCAATGAGGCGCTCGCGACGCTGCTGCTCCTGCTGGCAGTGGCCTATTTTGTTACCCAGAATGCGTTGGGCATCCTGTACGCCTTCATTGTCGCGATGCAGCGCAGCGACGTGGCGGCGTGGATCGATACCTTTGGACAGGTGGTCTACGCGACTGCGGTAGTAATCCTGCTGCACATGCACTTGCAGATTCTGGCCGTTCCGATGGGGCTCTTCGCGGCGTTATTCTGCGTCACGCTCGTGCGGCTGGTTGTGGTCTGCAGGATGTTCGGATGGCCGTTCGGTAATCCGCTGAGCCTCGACGGTGAACTGGTCCGGCGGCTGTTCGGCTTTGGCCTGTGGACGCAGATCAGCATGCTGACCGCAGTAATCAATCTCGAGACCGACCGGATCATACTGGGGGCCTTTGTCAGCCTGACCAGCGTTACATACTACGAACTGGCTAATCGGCTGGCGCTGCTCTCGCGCAATCTGCCCTTGACGCTGCTGGGGCCAATCCTGCCGGCGGCGTCCGCGATCGACGGACGCAAGGATGATCGTCAACTGAATCGCATGTATATCCGCGCGACGCGCTACCTGGCGCTGGGCACGGGCGCGATCGCCGGGCTGCTGGTCGGCGCCGGCCCGCAGATTGTGCGGGTCTGGATGGGCCGCGACTATCCCTGGGTCACGGCGATCATGGCGGCGTTGTTGTTAACCTACGGGATCAACAATCTTACCGGAGTCGGGACAACGGTCGTGCGCGCGGTGGGCCAGCCGCATGTCGAGACTTACTACGCTGTGCTGGGGGCGGTGGTTAATGTGGCGGCCACAATCGTGCTGACGCCGATCTTTGGACTGATGGGGGTGATCGCGGGGACGTTGATCGGCTCGACGGTTGGTTCGATCTATTTTCTGTGGCTATTTCACAAATTGCGGGGGCTGAGCTGGACGGAAGTCATGAGCGAGTGGCTGTGGCGGTTGGTCGCGGCGATCGCGATCGCGGGCGCCGGCATCTGGATTATCTGCAACCACGCGCTCACGCCGTGGTGGTTTGCTGCGCGGCCGCGGGGCATGGCGGCGCTGATCGCGATTGGGGTGTTCTATGCGGGGGCTTTGTGGGTGGTGCTGTGGGCGCTCAGGTTTTGGGATCGCGACGACCTCGATCTGCTCCAGCGGCTGTTGCCGGGCCGGTTTGTGGTGGCGAAAGTGAAGCCTCAGTAGGGGGCTGAACGGGCGATGCGCATCACCTTTATATTGCCAGGTTTGGCGCTCGCTCCCGGCGGCGGCGTCCGGGTAGTTTATCGACAGGCCAACTATCTGGTGCAGCGCGGACACCAGGTGGAAATTGTTTTTCCATATGCCGTAGCCTCGCTCAACGCCGCGCAAGCTGAGTCCGCGTCGCTGCGGGAGCGGTTCGGGAAATTTCTCGAATGGAAGCGCGGGCGGCTCGCGGTGGCTATCCGGAGCGCGCGCGGAGCGTCACTGGTCTGGTGGCTCGAGCTGGACCGGCGTGTGAAGCTGAATTTCGTTGAGAGCCTCGACCAAAAAAATATCCCGGACGCCGACGCGGTCATCGCGACTTTTTGGCGCACCGCGGAATATGTCGCTGAGTATCCTGCGATCAAGGGCGAAAAATTCTATTTCATTCAGCATTATGAGATCTGGGGCGGCCCAAGCGATCGGGTTGACGCGACGTGGCGGATACCGATGCATAAAGTAATGGGGTCAAAGTGGCTGCAGTCACTCGGAGATGAAATGGGCCTGACCGACATGTGCTACGTCCCACCCGGGGTTGATCATCAGCTCTTCCGCATCATGGCGCCGCCGGCGACGCGGCAGAGGAGTGTAGTCGGATTTTATAGCTGTCAGCCGTGGAAGGGCACCATCGATGCGGTGGCGGTTTTCGAGCGGCTGCACGAGCGCTACCCGGCACTGCGACTGAGCATGTTCGGAGCTGAGCGGCCGCGGGAAGGGTTACCGCGGTGGTTGAAATATTATAGAAATCCTCGACAGGAGCAACTCGCGCGCGAAATTTACAATACTCACTCGATCTATGTATGCGCCAGTCACGCCGAGGGTTGGGGTTTGCCGCCGGCCGAAGCGATGGCGTCGGGCTGTGCGGTGGTCTCGACCGACTGCGGTGGCGTACGTGATTACGCGGTCGATGGTGAAACTGCGCTGCTCAGTCCGCCAAAGGATCGAGCGGCGCTGTTCGACAACTTATGCCGGGTGCTCGACGATGATGCTCTGCGGCTCGCCCTCGCCGAGCGCGGAACGAACTGCATTCGCGAATTTACCTGGGAGCGTTCCGGACCGCTGTTCGAAGGTTACTTGTGCGAAGTGCTGGCGGCATCGCGTGAGCGGGGTGCGGCCTGATTGCTTCGATGATCGCACCGGCTTGCCGCGACCTGCCGTCCGGAGTAGCGTGCAAAACGAAGCGAGGCCGCATCCGCGCCCGCTTCGTTGTTTTTATGGATCATCGGAGAATTGCGACGCTTTTCACGTCATCCGGCGGCCCCCGAGCAGTTTCGGCGACCGGCGCGGCCGGAGCGTTACGCTGAAGTCGACGCGCTGAAGTCTGATGCGTTGCGGATACTGTCGCGAACGGGCGGGGATCATGCGCAAGATCTGTGCGACGTGCGCACGGGTGATCGAAGTCCTCGAACGCGAGGCCGGCCGGGTGGGATGGACCGATTTGGTCGATCACTTCGCGGCGGCAGGATTGAGCCGAATTCAGGTGGATCGGGTGCTCGACGCGGAAATCGGTGAGCGTCCGGCCTTGCGCGATGAGCTTACATCGACGATGGCGAATACTTTGATGCGCGGCCTCGGCATGCCTGGGCGTCAATCTCCCGAGGATGTGCAGCGTATTCGGCGCGCGGCGGCGCGGGGCGCGGGCGAAGGTACCTGGGCGGCAGGAGCAGCTTCGTCAAAGGCGGGAACCAGATGATTGCGCCCAGCCGAATTGTGAGCCGCCGCGGGCGATAGTGGAGGTGGGATGAGTATCAGCAGCATGGGCGTGATTGGCGCAGGCCAGATGGGGGTCGGCGTCGCGCAGGTGGCGGCGCAGGCGGGCGTCAGAGTCGTTCTCAATGATGTCAATGAGGCGCTTTGTATCCGCGGTCTGCAGGGGCTGGAACGCAACCTTGATCGTCTGGTGCAACGCGGCCGGCTTAAACTTGAGGAGCGCGATCGCATAATGCGGAATATCGGCACCTCGGCCAGGCTCGAAGATTTGACTAAGGTCGATTTCGTCCTCGAGGCAGTGATCGAGCAGGAAGATGCGAAGATTGCGCTGTTCCAGAAACTCGACAAGATCTGCCCGCCGGAAGTAATTTTCGCGTCTAACACCTCCTCGATCTCAATCACCCGGATGGGCGCGCGGACCAGCCGCGCCGATCGTTTTATCGGGATGCATTTCATGAATCCGGTGCCGGCGATGCGGCTGGT harbors:
- a CDS encoding glycosyltransferase family 4 protein: MSTAADIHDSALRHIVFVQYGDYAEAVHRFAAGGKENYYAQKYSVDHVAFLAARYGTVTVITFSRDHPFELLPNGVGARGVLLYPSGGKARHHELLRALEEMKPTDVILVAPIRSVLHWAVRRRVRTLPLFADSFLASGWKARLKEWLLARVLNDRHFSWVANHHIAASQELARIGVDPHKILPFDWPPIVSPRDYAPKDAPAGAPFKLLYVGQLSEAKGIGDALRALHLLPGCTLTVIGGGADELSLQAMSENNAIAGQVTFHGVLPHDQVLEMMRAHDAVLVPSRHEYPEGLPFTIYEALCTRTPVVASDHPMFLRRLVRDQNALVFKAAAPASLAAAVQRLMTHPDLYRALSKATGEAAENYLCPLRLHDLINIWLQGDAEGDAYLSSFSLAGHAYV
- a CDS encoding O-antigen ligase family protein, which encodes MSLLAVLPALVALIVCLRRGPSYALIAVYLPVLLLLPDELRWPFSGHLTLSESAILPIAVFFIIKRGREWRWSLADFLVVALIVLTTISEGINRDAAHARNLALNLFCTTALPYMLAKGLFERELLGAAFAKRFAICATVVAIVSVYEFRMGVDLFERVIIPLFPGRSITAQLFRYAYARIQGPWTQPILAGILFAGAYRLTRWLEWSGNWPGRVPCLPISKTRFCEILIVLGSIMTVSRGPWVGAAAGGICVVLVRARRRLVALAVTLAVAIMIGGPVNSAFKSYASVDRLTAATDTQATAAYRYELLQKYVAIVEERPTWGWGSSLFPRVDNLDSIDNQYLLVALDQGIYTLAVFVGLLVWMIVRLLRFALFQQRGGGAMLLGVSLLGTIVMIAVSISTVWLGAQTQPLLYLVIGWSEGLLLANARAVHSTTIEREPVARRVAAFRFARVMV
- a CDS encoding 3-hydroxybutyryl-CoA dehydrogenase: MSISSMGVIGAGQMGVGVAQVAAQAGVRVVLNDVNEALCIRGLQGLERNLDRLVQRGRLKLEERDRIMRNIGTSARLEDLTKVDFVLEAVIEQEDAKIALFQKLDKICPPEVIFASNTSSISITRMGARTSRADRFIGMHFMNPVPAMRLVEIIRGLATSPETYEATRTLAERLGKSTMTAEDFPGFIVNRILLPMINEAIYTLYEGVGGVTDIDTAMKLGTNQPMGPLELADLIGLDTCLAIMEVMHRVFGDDKYRPCPLLKKYVDAGYLGRKATRGFYTYDAQGNPVPPVAPAR
- a CDS encoding glycosyltransferase family 4 protein; amino-acid sequence: MRITFILPGLALAPGGGVRVVYRQANYLVQRGHQVEIVFPYAVASLNAAQAESASLRERFGKFLEWKRGRLAVAIRSARGASLVWWLELDRRVKLNFVESLDQKNIPDADAVIATFWRTAEYVAEYPAIKGEKFYFIQHYEIWGGPSDRVDATWRIPMHKVMGSKWLQSLGDEMGLTDMCYVPPGVDHQLFRIMAPPATRQRSVVGFYSCQPWKGTIDAVAVFERLHERYPALRLSMFGAERPREGLPRWLKYYRNPRQEQLAREIYNTHSIYVCASHAEGWGLPPAEAMASGCAVVSTDCGGVRDYAVDGETALLSPPKDRAALFDNLCRVLDDDALRLALAERGTNCIREFTWERSGPLFEGYLCEVLAASRERGAA
- a CDS encoding glycosyltransferase family 2 protein, whose product is MAAGVTMAESGGISASMVPSLSVVIIGRNEGERLERCIQSLTPVRESLLATEIIYVDSASTDNSRELAARLGARVISVTPPRPRAAIGRNAGWQASSAPIVLFLDGDTVLAPDFVEAALPQFADPEVAVVFGNRREMAAHQSIYNRVLDLDWIVPPGLVEYCGGDALMRREVLSGLNGYDEGLIAGEEPELCWRIRARGYRIVHLDRPMVGHDLAITRFGQYWRRAVRTGYAYAEVSARFRGTASPLWERPARRNLIHAPAMMGLTIGMVLLALVTGSIAPILAGAVIIMLLVLRTAAHVRGRVPELATRLLYGIHSHLGQVPIFVGQLKYRLDRWLGRGSELIEYKTAAEGRR
- a CDS encoding oligosaccharide flippase family protein, which encodes MANPGLRVRSSGPAEITPRRMAAGTLSSLINRLIGLSLAFFVLPLVIHAAGTEEYGLWAVMGATVTYFGLLDCGIGAGFIKYLAEFLEYREARKIRQIMTFGLLFYLGLGALLLPLAALSGPHIVGWLKVAPRNEALATLLLLLAVAYFVTQNALGILYAFIVAMQRSDVAAWIDTFGQVVYATAVVILLHMHLQILAVPMGLFAALFCVTLVRLVVVCRMFGWPFGNPLSLDGELVRRLFGFGLWTQISMLTAVINLETDRIILGAFVSLTSVTYYELANRLALLSRNLPLTLLGPILPAASAIDGRKDDRQLNRMYIRATRYLALGTGAIAGLLVGAGPQIVRVWMGRDYPWVTAIMAALLLTYGINNLTGVGTTVVRAVGQPHVETYYAVLGAVVNVAATIVLTPIFGLMGVIAGTLIGSTVGSIYFLWLFHKLRGLSWTEVMSEWLWRLVAAIAIAGAGIWIICNHALTPWWFAARPRGMAALIAIGVFYAGALWVVLWALRFWDRDDLDLLQRLLPGRFVVAKVKPQ